The following coding sequences lie in one Cannabis sativa cultivar Pink pepper isolate KNU-18-1 chromosome 5, ASM2916894v1, whole genome shotgun sequence genomic window:
- the LOC133038250 gene encoding uncharacterized protein LOC133038250, whose amino-acid sequence MPPRRSVRVGRGRGQGQGRDDGGINEPPQAPQGWEERIAALEGIIHRQDEELRQLRRQPEPPVQIRQDAENRDPPAAVVYPAIEARHELLAERFRKQHPPEFEGGIDPVVAEEWISRIESILQMLRVDGNDRVKCASYMLRKDARIWWEVVEQTKDVDTMNWDDFKRVFNEKYYNSAVLAANVDEFTGLVQGSLLVIEYAQKFDRLAKFAPDTVPTDRVRAHRFVEGLKPMVARDVEIVSRGQFSYAQVVEMALTAERSENKIWKENAARRESKKGGANSNDHKKRGQDPVRAAKSRQEVQK is encoded by the coding sequence atgcctcctagaaggtcagttagagtgggtcgaggtcgaggccaaggccaaggccgAGATGATGGAGGGATCAATGAACCACCTCAAGCACCACAGGGATGGGAAGAGCGCATTGCCGCACTGGAAGGAATCATTCATAGGCAGGATGAAGAACTTCGTCAGCTGAGACGTCAACCGGAGCCGCCAGTCCAAATAAGGCAGGATGCAGAAAATAGAGACCCACCAGCTGCAGTGGTATATCCTGCTATAGAGGCTAGACATGAGTTGTTAGCAGAGAGATTTCGGAAACAACACCCACCTGAGTTTGAGGGAGGCATAGACCCGGTAGTGGCTGAGGAGTGGATAAGTCGCATAGAAAGCATTTTGCAGATGCTAAGGGTGGATGGGAATGACCGAGTGAAGTGTGCATCTTACATGCTGAGGAAAGATGCTCGTATCTGgtgggaggtggtggaacaaacaaaggatgtagataccatgaactgggacgatttcaaaagggtctttaatgagaagtattataactcAGCAGTTCTAGCAGCAAATGTCGATGAATTTACTGGGTTAGTCCAAGGGAGTCTTCTTGTGAtcgagtatgcacaaaaatttgaTAGATTGGCGAAATTTGCTCCGGATACGGTACCTACTGATAGAGTGCGAGCACATCGATTTGTGGAAGGCCTGAAACCAATGGTTGCTCGAGATGTGGAAATTGTGTCAAGGGGTCAATTCAGCTATGCTCAAGTTGTCGAAATGGCTCTTACGGCTGAGCGGAGtgaaaacaaaatttggaaggaaaatgctgCCAGGAGAGAATCTAAGAAAGGTGGAGCCAATTCTAATGACCACAAGAAACGGGGACAGGACCCAGTCCGGGCAGCCAAGTCAAGACAAGAGGTACAAAAGTGA